In the Rhodospirillaceae bacterium genome, one interval contains:
- a CDS encoding 2-isopropylmalate synthase, which yields MNTDRVIIFDTTLRDGEQSPGASMNREEKVRIAKLLEAMRVDVIEAGFAIASQGDFEAIKAVAEVVKDSTVASLARAAKGDIQRAADAIKSANSGRIHTFISTSPLHMKYKLQMEPEAVYQAVIDSVSFARQFTDDVEWSAEDGSRTEHDFLCRCVEAAIDAGASTVNIPDTVGYTVPDEYNKLITMLFNRVPNIDKAVISVHCHNDLGLAVANSLAAVQAGARQVECTINGLGERAGNAALEEVVMALRTRKDHMPFETNIDATLITKASHMVSQITGFPVQPNKAIVGANAFAHESGIHQDGVLKHAETYEIMTPESVGLVKSNLVMGKHSGRHAFREKLKELGFELGDNAMNEAFKRFKDLADKKKEVYDEDLIAIVDDEVRDNDRIKFISLQVICGSKVKHQTAELELEVDGEIVSTTAEGDGPVDATFNAIKALTFDTQHLQLYQVHAVTEGTDAQAEVTVRLEEDGKTVMGQGADTDTLVASARAYVNALNKLLVKRERTAPEAVAV from the coding sequence ATTGAGGCTGGCTTTGCCATTGCCTCGCAAGGTGACTTCGAGGCCATCAAAGCCGTGGCTGAAGTTGTCAAAGACTCAACGGTGGCCAGCCTGGCCCGCGCCGCTAAAGGCGATATCCAACGGGCCGCCGACGCCATCAAGTCGGCTAACAGTGGGCGCATCCACACCTTTATCTCGACCTCGCCGCTGCATATGAAATACAAGCTGCAGATGGAGCCCGAGGCGGTCTATCAAGCCGTGATTGATAGCGTCAGCTTTGCCCGCCAGTTTACCGATGATGTGGAATGGTCGGCGGAAGATGGCTCCCGCACCGAGCATGATTTTTTGTGCCGCTGTGTGGAAGCGGCCATCGACGCCGGGGCATCCACCGTTAATATTCCTGATACCGTGGGCTATACGGTGCCCGACGAATACAACAAACTGATCACGATGTTGTTCAACCGAGTGCCCAACATCGATAAGGCCGTGATTTCGGTGCACTGTCATAACGATTTGGGATTGGCGGTGGCTAATTCCTTGGCGGCGGTGCAAGCCGGAGCGCGTCAGGTCGAGTGCACCATCAATGGCCTGGGTGAGCGCGCTGGCAATGCGGCCTTGGAAGAAGTGGTCATGGCCTTGCGGACCCGCAAGGATCACATGCCGTTTGAAACCAACATTGATGCGACCTTAATTACCAAAGCCTCGCATATGGTCTCGCAGATCACCGGCTTTCCGGTGCAGCCCAACAAAGCCATCGTTGGGGCCAACGCCTTTGCCCATGAGTCGGGCATTCACCAGGACGGCGTTCTGAAGCACGCCGAAACCTATGAGATCATGACGCCTGAGTCTGTCGGGTTGGTGAAATCCAATCTGGTGATGGGCAAGCACTCTGGCCGTCATGCGTTTCGTGAGAAGTTGAAAGAGCTGGGCTTTGAACTGGGCGATAACGCCATGAACGAGGCGTTCAAACGGTTCAAGGACTTGGCGGACAAGAAAAAGGAAGTCTACGACGAGGATCTGATTGCCATCGTTGATGATGAGGTGCGGGACAATGACCGCATTAAGTTTATCTCCTTACAGGTAATCTGTGGGTCTAAGGTCAAACATCAGACGGCCGAATTGGAGCTGGAAGTGGACGGCGAGATTGTCTCGACGACAGCCGAAGGCGATGGCCCGGTGGATGCCACGTTTAACGCCATTAAAGCGCTGACCTTCGATACGCAGCATCTGCAGTTGTATCAGGTGCATGCGGTGACCGAAGGCACGGATGCTCAGGCCGAAGTCACGGTCAGACTTGAAGAAGACGGTAAGACAGTGATGGGTCAGGGCGCGGATACGGACACTTTGGTTGCCTCCGCGCGGGCTTATGTGAACGCACTCAATAAGTTGTTGGTGAAACGAGAGAGAACGGCTCCCGAGGCTGTGGCGGTATGA
- a CDS encoding rod shape-determining protein, producing MFASLFGWLSADMAIDLGTANTLVYVKGRGIVLNEPSVVALQEEKGRKIVRAVGNEAKQMLGRTPGSIQAIRPLRDGVIADFEVAEEMIKHFIRKVHNRKGWASPLVVICVPSGSTAVERRAIQESAEAAGARKVFLIEEPMAAAIGAGLPVTEPTGSMVVDIGGGTTEVAVLSLGGIVYARSVRVGGDMMDEAIINYIRRHHNLLVGESSAERIKKEIGCACPPETGDGETIEIKGRDLMNGVPKEIVISQRQIAEALAEPVTAIIDAVKVALEHTAPELAADIVDKGIVLTGGGAMLTNLDFVLRHATGLPVSIADEPLNCVALGTGMALEQMKLMRGVLTSMY from the coding sequence ATGTTCGCGAGTTTGTTCGGATGGCTGTCCGCCGATATGGCGATTGATCTTGGGACCGCTAACACGCTGGTCTACGTCAAAGGACGTGGCATCGTCCTGAACGAACCGTCAGTCGTGGCGTTGCAGGAGGAGAAAGGCCGCAAGATTGTGCGCGCCGTCGGCAACGAGGCCAAGCAAATGCTGGGCCGCACACCGGGCTCAATCCAAGCCATCCGCCCGCTGCGGGATGGCGTGATTGCGGACTTTGAAGTCGCCGAGGAAATGATCAAGCACTTCATCCGCAAAGTGCACAATCGCAAAGGTTGGGCCAGTCCTCTGGTGGTGATTTGTGTGCCGTCCGGCTCCACAGCGGTGGAGCGACGCGCCATTCAGGAATCTGCAGAAGCTGCTGGCGCACGCAAAGTATTCCTTATTGAAGAACCGATGGCCGCGGCCATCGGTGCCGGGTTGCCGGTGACGGAGCCAACGGGCTCGATGGTGGTTGATATTGGTGGTGGCACCACCGAAGTCGCCGTGCTGTCGCTTGGTGGCATCGTGTATGCACGTTCTGTCCGCGTCGGTGGTGATATGATGGACGAAGCCATCATTAACTACATCCGGCGTCACCATAATCTGTTGGTTGGGGAAAGCTCTGCCGAGCGGATCAAGAAAGAAATTGGCTGTGCGTGTCCGCCGGAAACTGGTGATGGCGAAACCATCGAAATCAAAGGCCGCGATTTAATGAATGGCGTGCCTAAGGAAATCGTAATCAGCCAGCGCCAGATCGCTGAAGCTTTGGCCGAGCCCGTCACGGCTATTATCGATGCGGTTAAGGTCGCTTTGGAACACACAGCTCCTGAATTGGCCGCAGATATTGTGGACAAGGGAATCGTGCTCACGGGCGGCGGGGCCATGTTGACCAATCTTGATTTTGTGTTGCGTCATGCGACGGGCCTGCCGGTATCGATTGCAGACGAGCCTTTGAACTGTGTGGCGCTGGGCACCGGGATGGCGCTTGAGCAAATGAAGCTGATGCGTGGTGTTTTGACATCTATGTACTAA
- the mreC gene encoding rod shape-determining protein MreC gives MKQPTGQISRLGNLKHLAQRFAFLSLIGLTFALMLIGKADTILVERARTAVSDAVTPILKVMAEPAAAISQVVSNIQELGAIRTQNAELREANEDLLQWQAVAQRLENENKQLRALLGTVAEPQARAVSARVIADAGGAFAQSILITAGSRDGVAKGQAVVTGAGLVGRVTQAGFRSARILLITDINSRIPVRVGEAGDRAILTGDNSSRPKLIYLGVTSSVAPGDRIVTSGDAGAFPPGLPVGRVVAVEESTAVVEPFVSRDRLQYVEILDFGLTGILAETGLSR, from the coding sequence GTGAAGCAACCGACGGGACAAATTTCCCGGCTAGGTAATCTAAAACACCTAGCGCAGCGGTTCGCCTTTCTCAGCCTGATTGGGCTGACGTTCGCCCTTATGCTCATCGGTAAAGCGGATACCATTCTGGTCGAACGGGCCAGGACAGCGGTGTCAGATGCTGTGACCCCTATTCTAAAGGTGATGGCAGAGCCGGCGGCGGCCATCTCTCAGGTCGTCAGCAACATCCAAGAGCTTGGCGCTATTCGGACACAAAATGCGGAACTGCGTGAAGCGAATGAGGATTTGCTGCAATGGCAAGCGGTGGCGCAACGCTTAGAAAACGAAAATAAACAATTGCGTGCTCTGTTGGGTACCGTTGCTGAGCCCCAAGCCAGGGCAGTCTCTGCCCGGGTTATTGCGGATGCGGGTGGTGCGTTTGCGCAAAGTATACTGATCACAGCAGGGAGCCGCGATGGCGTTGCAAAAGGCCAGGCTGTCGTCACCGGCGCTGGGCTGGTCGGTCGCGTGACCCAGGCCGGTTTTCGCTCGGCGCGAATTCTTTTGATCACAGATATTAACTCTCGCATTCCTGTGCGGGTTGGAGAAGCTGGCGACCGTGCAATCCTGACCGGGGACAACAGTTCTCGTCCGAAATTGATTTACCTTGGGGTCACGTCAAGCGTTGCGCCTGGTGATCGCATTGTGACCTCTGGTGATGCTGGGGCATTTCCACCCGGCTTACCGGTGGGCCGCGTGGTGGCGGTAGAGGAGTCAACCGCCGTAGTGGAGCCGTTTGTCTCGCGAGACCGCCTGCAATATGTCGAGATACTCGATTTTGGTTTGACAGGTATTCTCGCGGAGACGGGTCTCTCGAGATGA
- the mreD gene encoding rod shape-determining protein MreD has product MSGISQRRTPLQKLDARARTILPFALTVIVLLFGLTPTYVPGLAQITPLYSLVAVYYWAVYRPDLLGYGLGFAVGVLEDLLTGAPLGVGALTLLLTQWIVFNQQKFFHAKPFAITWVAFGIVAFGAFLIKWLCIGLITSGGLTPFGDMFAAYLVTVAVYPLIAWLFSKAQTGLMSEV; this is encoded by the coding sequence ATGAGCGGGATTTCACAGCGCCGGACTCCACTGCAAAAGCTCGATGCACGGGCGCGCACAATTCTGCCATTTGCTTTAACCGTCATCGTTTTGCTGTTCGGTCTTACGCCAACCTATGTGCCGGGACTGGCGCAGATAACGCCTTTGTATTCTTTGGTCGCGGTTTACTATTGGGCTGTCTATCGTCCGGATTTGCTTGGCTATGGATTGGGCTTTGCGGTCGGCGTGTTGGAAGATTTGTTGACCGGGGCACCGCTCGGCGTTGGCGCTCTGACGCTTCTGTTAACCCAGTGGATTGTGTTTAATCAGCAAAAGTTCTTCCATGCGAAACCCTTTGCGATTACGTGGGTGGCCTTTGGTATTGTTGCCTTCGGGGCGTTTTTGATTAAGTGGCTTTGCATTGGACTCATCACCTCTGGCGGATTAACGCCCTTTGGGGACATGTTTGCGGCCTATCTTGTTACGGTCGCCGTGTACCCGCTCATTGCCTGGTTGTTTTCCAAAGCCCAAACCGGATTGATGTCTGAAGTATGA
- the mrdA gene encoding penicillin-binding protein 2, whose protein sequence is MIINRDNDRIRLFNRRAVVLGGGQALLISALVGRMYYLQVVEADRYRMLAEENRINLRLLPPPRGRVVDRFGVPLALNRQNFRVLVVSEQTRDLAATLDALADVIELSEYDRDRVQREVRRRRSFVPVTVRENLNWEDMARIQVNAPDLPGVIVDEGLARHYPQVQTAAHVLGYVSSVDEDDLTGDPLLQLPGFRIGKAGMEQKFDLALRGAGGNSQVEVNALGRVIRELERKEGEAGEDLVLTLDERLQRFAAERLGAESAASVVMDIHTGEVLLMASTPSFDPNAFNRGLTQREWNALSGDPRAPMTNKAISGQYSPGSTFKMIVALAALEQGAITPEQTVYCRGHTNLGSRRFHCWEKRGHGNMDMVQAIAQSCDVYFYEVARRIGVDRIAEMARRLGLGEATNVGLPGERPGLIPTEAWKRATRGEPWHQGETFNVGIGQGAVLTTPMQLAVMSARLATGLAVEPVLTRQIMAGKTMMKRPTTEFASLNINPAHLAVARRGMFEVLNGPRGTARASKLKVDGVQMSGKTGTTQVKRITMAQRDAGLPDKDEIPWNERTHALFVAYAPEDSPRYALSVIVEHGGGGSAVAAPIARDIMTEVLRLDPSRRPRRDEEQIATTDPGAPA, encoded by the coding sequence ATGATTATCAACCGTGATAATGATCGCATTCGTTTGTTCAACCGCCGCGCTGTGGTGTTGGGTGGTGGACAGGCTCTGCTGATCTCAGCGCTGGTCGGGCGCATGTATTACTTGCAAGTTGTGGAAGCCGACCGTTACCGGATGCTGGCGGAAGAGAACCGGATCAACTTGCGCCTGCTGCCGCCGCCGCGTGGCCGGGTGGTTGATCGGTTTGGTGTGCCACTGGCGCTGAACCGTCAGAATTTCCGGGTGCTGGTGGTGTCTGAGCAAACTAGAGATTTGGCGGCGACCCTTGATGCGCTGGCCGATGTTATTGAACTCTCTGAATATGACCGTGATCGGGTGCAGCGCGAGGTGCGCCGTCGTCGCAGTTTCGTACCCGTCACCGTGCGTGAAAATCTCAACTGGGAAGACATGGCGCGTATTCAAGTGAATGCACCAGACTTGCCTGGGGTGATCGTCGATGAAGGTCTGGCGCGCCATTACCCGCAAGTTCAAACCGCCGCCCATGTGCTGGGCTATGTGTCCAGTGTTGATGAAGATGACTTAACGGGCGATCCGCTGCTGCAGTTGCCTGGGTTCCGCATCGGCAAAGCCGGCATGGAACAAAAATTTGATCTGGCGCTGCGTGGCGCCGGCGGGAACAGCCAGGTTGAAGTGAACGCCCTGGGCCGGGTCATCCGCGAATTAGAGCGCAAAGAAGGTGAGGCCGGAGAAGATTTGGTGCTCACTCTTGATGAGCGTCTGCAACGGTTTGCCGCAGAACGCCTGGGGGCGGAAAGTGCTGCCAGCGTGGTGATGGATATTCATACCGGCGAAGTGCTGCTGATGGCCTCAACACCCAGCTTCGACCCCAATGCGTTTAACCGCGGACTCACCCAGCGCGAGTGGAACGCGCTGTCTGGTGATCCACGTGCACCAATGACCAACAAGGCGATTTCAGGCCAGTATTCGCCCGGATCAACGTTTAAGATGATTGTGGCGCTGGCCGCCCTGGAGCAAGGGGCGATCACGCCGGAGCAAACCGTTTATTGTAGGGGGCATACAAATTTAGGGTCGCGCCGCTTCCACTGCTGGGAAAAACGCGGACACGGCAACATGGATATGGTGCAGGCCATTGCCCAATCCTGCGATGTCTATTTTTATGAAGTCGCGCGGCGGATCGGGGTCGATCGCATTGCTGAAATGGCACGACGACTTGGCTTGGGCGAGGCCACCAACGTCGGTCTGCCCGGCGAACGCCCTGGTCTAATTCCCACCGAAGCTTGGAAGCGTGCCACACGTGGCGAGCCCTGGCATCAGGGCGAAACCTTCAACGTCGGTATTGGGCAAGGCGCGGTTTTGACCACGCCGATGCAACTGGCCGTTATGAGCGCCCGCCTGGCGACGGGGCTTGCTGTAGAGCCTGTGCTGACGCGCCAAATTATGGCGGGTAAAACCATGATGAAGCGCCCGACAACAGAGTTTGCGTCTTTAAACATCAACCCGGCCCACTTGGCTGTGGCCCGGCGCGGTATGTTTGAAGTGCTGAACGGGCCGCGCGGCACGGCGCGGGCCTCGAAGCTTAAAGTGGACGGTGTTCAGATGAGCGGCAAAACCGGCACAACCCAGGTCAAGCGCATTACCATGGCCCAGCGCGATGCCGGCCTGCCCGATAAAGATGAGATTCCCTGGAACGAGCGTACGCACGCGTTGTTTGTGGCCTACGCGCCGGAGGACAGTCCGCGCTATGCTCTGTCGGTTATTGTTGAGCATGGCGGCGGTGGTTCTGCCGTTGCAGCTCCAATTGCGCGCGATATCATGACCGAAGTGTTGCGCCTCGACCCCTCCCGCAGACCCCGACGGGATGAAGAGCAGATCGCAACAACCGATCCCGGAGCACCTGCATGA
- the rodA gene encoding rod shape-determining protein RodA, whose product MTNTGFLAARLRRGDMTLTEKLWQMSWSLVFWICAIAAIGFFMLYSAANASLDPWTTRQAARFGLGLVMMLTIAMIDIRLVMRYAYVFYALVLVLLFFVEVRGVIGGGAQRWIDLGVINLQPSELMKVAVVLALARYFHSLSLEDTGQVRFLVLPLVIVALPVVLILRQPDLGTALMVVMGAGVLFFMAGVRLWKFITLIVATLAAIPIAWPMLAEYQQNRILTFINPERDPLGAGYHILQSKIALGSGGLFGKGFLQGTQSHLNFLPEQQTDFIFTMLAEEFGLVGGVGLIGLYVIVLIYGFAIALRCRHQFGRLVAIGVITTFFLYVFINVAMVMGLIPVVGVPLPLISYGGTALLTIMMCMGLLMSVYVHRDVQIGVRGGYDDG is encoded by the coding sequence ATGACCAATACCGGGTTCCTGGCAGCGCGCTTGCGGCGGGGCGACATGACCCTGACCGAGAAGCTGTGGCAGATGAGTTGGTCGCTGGTGTTTTGGATTTGCGCCATCGCGGCGATTGGCTTTTTCATGCTGTATTCCGCCGCCAACGCCAGTCTGGATCCGTGGACAACCCGGCAGGCGGCGCGTTTTGGCCTAGGCTTGGTGATGATGCTAACCATCGCGATGATCGATATCCGCCTGGTCATGCGCTATGCCTACGTGTTCTATGCGCTTGTTTTGGTGCTGCTGTTTTTTGTTGAGGTGCGGGGTGTCATCGGCGGTGGGGCGCAGCGTTGGATCGATTTGGGGGTGATTAATCTGCAGCCTTCAGAATTGATGAAGGTTGCCGTGGTTTTGGCGCTGGCGCGTTACTTCCATTCTCTCAGTTTGGAAGATACGGGACAGGTTAGGTTTCTGGTGCTGCCGTTGGTGATTGTGGCGCTGCCGGTTGTGTTGATCTTACGGCAGCCTGACCTCGGCACAGCCTTGATGGTGGTGATGGGCGCTGGGGTTTTGTTTTTTATGGCGGGGGTGCGGCTGTGGAAGTTCATTACTCTGATTGTTGCAACCTTGGCGGCCATTCCCATTGCGTGGCCCATGTTGGCGGAGTACCAACAAAATCGCATTCTGACATTTATTAACCCTGAGCGGGATCCCCTTGGTGCGGGCTATCACATTCTGCAGTCTAAAATTGCCTTGGGGTCTGGCGGATTATTCGGCAAGGGGTTCTTGCAAGGTACGCAAAGCCATCTCAATTTTTTGCCTGAGCAGCAGACCGATTTTATTTTCACCATGCTGGCGGAGGAATTTGGCCTGGTGGGCGGTGTTGGCCTAATCGGGCTTTATGTCATTGTGCTTATTTATGGCTTTGCCATTGCGCTGAGGTGTCGTCACCAATTTGGCCGTTTGGTTGCCATTGGCGTGATCACCACCTTCTTCCTGTACGTGTTTATTAATGTGGCCATGGTGATGGGCCTGATCCCTGTGGTGGGTGTGCCGCTGCCGTTGATTTCCTACGGGGGGACGGCGTTACTCACCATTATGATGTGTATGGGCCTGTTGATGAGCGTGTATGTGCACCGTGATGTGCAGATTGGTGTGCGCGGTGGCTATGATGATGGTTGA
- a CDS encoding polymer-forming cytoskeletal protein, translating to MSLPFHATALARLILTVLLFSVTLTCVAIADDGEETRALHFATGSGLNFYAGDVVTVTNSSVDDLFAAGGIVNLFGVSAPSLIVAGGSVSLSDILVEDVIAAGGDVDISGMVTDDLIVAGGRVTLRNGSEIGEDAIVSGGQLILNGTISGDLVANGGAAVIGSRIGGDVTVNAASITILSGTRIDGDFTYSSREELDLPADVVITGTLSRKVWQDHGFGLDESVGIGRMIAMGLALWFAIVVALAIFASVVATVFPQSMDKFSARVRANVFQNLGIGFAAMISFPAISAILMATLIGIPLGLFVLGCYALMVASSFVIACMGLGLEIRRLTKQSGTPITTRGRLGWAFAGVFTFALIGLVPFLGNVAQALAVMVALGAILKTAWADRNAESV from the coding sequence ATGAGCCTTCCTTTCCACGCCACCGCTCTCGCACGCTTAATCCTTACTGTCTTACTTTTCAGCGTTACGCTTACTTGCGTTGCAATCGCGGATGATGGCGAAGAGACACGTGCGCTGCACTTTGCAACTGGTTCAGGGCTCAACTTCTATGCTGGAGACGTTGTTACGGTAACGAACTCTTCAGTCGATGATCTGTTCGCAGCGGGCGGAATCGTTAATCTCTTTGGCGTTTCTGCTCCATCATTAATCGTTGCCGGCGGCTCAGTGTCGCTAAGTGATATATTAGTCGAAGACGTTATTGCCGCTGGCGGCGACGTCGATATTTCTGGGATGGTTACAGACGATCTCATCGTTGCCGGTGGACGCGTTACGTTGCGAAACGGCTCAGAAATTGGCGAAGATGCCATCGTATCCGGTGGCCAGCTTATATTGAATGGCACGATAAGCGGCGATCTTGTAGCCAACGGTGGTGCTGCCGTGATCGGCTCACGCATTGGCGGCGATGTCACAGTGAACGCTGCGTCCATAACAATTCTATCGGGAACTCGGATTGATGGCGACTTTACCTACAGCAGCCGCGAGGAACTTGATCTGCCCGCCGATGTGGTGATCACGGGCACCCTATCTCGGAAGGTATGGCAAGACCACGGCTTCGGATTAGACGAGTCTGTTGGTATAGGGCGGATGATCGCAATGGGACTTGCTCTATGGTTTGCAATCGTCGTGGCCCTGGCGATTTTTGCCAGTGTCGTCGCTACCGTGTTCCCCCAGAGCATGGATAAGTTTTCAGCCCGCGTCAGAGCGAACGTGTTCCAGAACCTTGGTATTGGTTTCGCTGCAATGATCAGCTTTCCAGCCATAAGCGCCATTCTGATGGCCACCTTAATCGGAATCCCGCTCGGCTTGTTTGTTCTCGGTTGCTACGCTCTCATGGTGGCATCCTCATTTGTCATCGCGTGCATGGGGCTGGGCCTCGAAATACGCCGTCTTACAAAACAAAGCGGGACCCCCATCACGACACGGGGGCGCTTAGGATGGGCCTTCGCGGGAGTGTTTACATTCGCACTCATAGGTTTGGTGCCCTTCCTCGGCAACGTCGCTCAAGCCTTAGCCGTAATGGTCGCACTCGGTGCAATACTTAAAACAGCATGGGCAGACCGAAACGCTGAGAGTGTGTGA